The Carassius auratus strain Wakin chromosome 5, ASM336829v1, whole genome shotgun sequence genome includes a window with the following:
- the LOC113071272 gene encoding FAST kinase domain-containing protein 5, mitochondrial-like yields MSATVLFHHVAKRHLYANIQRVFIFRSQRLSSNVENGEQKREEETESTLVYKPSAYYKRPSTRSSIVGRSEAEEELSVNRPLNPAFRQKRSPCSISASRRVSSTRNTLLNTASDRVAVPTPNATKEPSVNSAPRAFQRCRPEYRNMTHDLSQCSSTVDLNEALLVLHKVTVQKSNMEASEVTHSLSKLGQIPQEQIVVVRGDKRFNMLLRYSVEILQNFTTPQLLDALRAFVNLALPHSHSILGLYETEFCRRSGEMELHQLLLAADFWRCLGRAVPKYLERLFDNVSRNYNQMGIPELVQLLYIIGEGRRCPDSLVQPLESLLMRHLNQLKPEELGAVCLGLFKSQRSLSERATRRLVDRALAIVEDMSDFGIVNVMKFMRFSYLDHLPWLEAMGSEIPRRAPHMEVQGLMHVILAFSALHYRDDRVLLAVAERLPDVVSRCRSKDAAKMLWAFGTLGVLPNQCPNLYPCLTAILRERQVEFQRYPEHLLTALLGLAFAGLFPEDLLSLALSAEFVNKACNSQELELRKDLFTLDGTVGLELPESAIPRLSLAIREEVTKQLWDFAQSDICQKPEVLEAEDVLRKLLGGEVFVRKHMILPHLRSIDLEVHLDQNDQPVPVSSGHGQQNLAPQNLNARPSGVTITDDLLAQLTNTQKSPLQQSNKFLQKPEVHTVEPVRERESIFNVGIDLTDNLLMALTKSRKRSSRLSDSKPSIQRLAVQVTHRNHYCYRTEQLLGLHALKRRQLALAGYRVVELPHWEWFPLLRRSYAEKLAYLHCKIFSCSDSKK; encoded by the coding sequence ATGTCTGCGACAGTGCTGTTTCATCATGTGGCAAAGCGCCATCTTTATGCCAACATACAGCGCGTTTTCATCTTTAGATCCCAACGTTTGTCATCAAATGTGGAGAATGGAGagcaaaagagagaagaagagactGAAAGCACACTGGTATACAAACCCTCGGCTTACTACAAGAGACCGTCGACACGTTCTTCTATTGTGGGCCGCTCCGAAGCTGAAGAAGAACTGTCCGTCAATCGTCCCTTAAACCCTGCTTTCCGTCAAAAGCGTAGCCCGTGTAGTATTAGCGCCTCACGACGGGTCTCCAGTACCAGGAATACGCTGTTAAACACGGCTTCAGACCGAGTAGCCGTTCCGACCCCAAACGCCACCAAAGAGCCAAGTGTCAACAGCGCACCACGAGCCTTTCAGAGATGTCGGCCTGAATACCGCAACATGACCCATGACCTCTCCCAATGCTCGTCTACTGTAGACCTCAACGAGGCCTTGTTAGTTTTACATAAAGTCACGGTACAAAAAAGCAACATGGAAGCTTCAGAAGTAACTCATTCCTTGTCCAAACTTGGTCAGATTCCCCAAGAACAGATCGTGGTCGTAAGGGGCGACAAGCGATTTAATATGCTCCTGCGGTACAGCGTGGAGATCCTGCAAAACTTCACAACGCCGCAGTTATTGGATGCCCTGAGGGCTTTCGTGAACTTGGCCTTGCCTCATTCTCATAGCATTCTGGGATTGTATGAAACCGAGTTCTGTCGGCGATCCGGCGAGATGGAGCTTCACCAGTTGCTGCTCGCCGCCGACTTCTGGCGATGCCTCGGCCGAGCTGTTCCTAAGTACCTCGAGAGGCTCTTTGACAACGTGAGTCGAAATTATAACCAAATGGGTATTCCAGAGTTGGTGCAGCTCTTGTACATAATCGGAGAAGGCAGGAGATGTCCTGATTCCCTCGTTCAACCCCTTGAGTCTTTACTTATGCGTCATTTGAACCAGTTGAAGCCTGAAGAACTGGGCGCCGTTTGCTTAGGCCTCTTCAAATCCCAACGCTCCCTGTCCGAGAGAGCGACGCGCCGGCTTGTGGACAGGGCTCTTGCTATAGTTGAGGATATGAGTGACTTCGGGATCGTTAATGTAATGAAGTTTATGCGATTTAGCTATCTAGACCATCTCCCGTGGTTGGAAGCCATGGGATCGGAGATTCCTCGACGTGCCCCGCACATGGAGGTGCAAGGACTCATGCACGTCATCTTGGCGTTCTCCGCTCTGCACTACAGAGATGATCGCGTTCTCTTGGCTGTGGCTGAACGATTACCTGACGTGGTCAGTCGGTGCCGGAGTAAAGATGCTGCAAAGATGCTGTGGGCCTTTGGGACTCTAGGAGTCCTTCCCAACCAATGTCCCAACCTTTATCCGTGTCTCACTGCGATCTTACGAGAACGGCAAGTGGAGTTTCAGCGATACCCGGAACATCTGTTGACTGCTTTGCTCGGTCTGGCTTTTGCCGGTCTGTTCCCCGAAGACCTGCTCAGTCTGGCTTTATCTGCAGAGTTCGTCAACAAGGCTTGTAATTCCCAAGAGCTTGAGTTGAGGAAAGACTTATTCACCTTAGACGGAACGGTAGGCTTGGAGTTACCCGAGTCGGCGATCCCAAGACTTAGTCTTGCAATTCGGGAAGAAGTGACCAAACAGCTGTGGGATTTTGCTCAATCAGATATCTGCCAGAAGCCCGAGGTGCTCGAGGCTGAAGATGTGTTGCGGAAACTTCTCGGTGGAGAGGTGTTTGTGCGCAAACATATGATTCTTCCACATCTGCGTTCGATTGACTTGGAAGTGCACTTAGACCAAAATGACCAGCCTGTTCCTGTATCCTCCGGACATGGGCAACAAAATCTCGCCCCCCAAAACTTGAATGCAAGGCCCTCTGGAGTTACCATAACTGACGACCTACTAGCTCAACTAACTAATACACAAAAGAGTCCACTGCAGCAGTCCAACAAGTTCCTCCAAAAGCCAGAGGTCCACACAGTTGAACCAGTCCgagagagagaaagtattttcAATGTGGGTATTGACTTGACGGACAATCTTCTGATGGCGTTGACCAAATCCCGAAAGCGGTCGTCTCGCCTTAGTGATTCTAAACCATCTATTCAGCGACTTGCTGTTCAAGTGACACACAGGAATCACTATTGCTACAGAACTGAGCAGTTGCTTGGATTACATGCACTGAAGAGGAGACAACTTGCGCTGGCTGGATACAGAGTCGTAGAGTTGCCCCATTGGGAATGGTTTCCCTTGCTGCGACGCTCCTATGCAGAGAAACTCGCCTATCTGCACTGCAAGATATTCAGCTGTTCTGACTCCAAAAAATAG